Proteins encoded in a region of the Mesoflavibacter profundi genome:
- the tsf gene encoding translation elongation factor Ts: MSEVKISAAEVNKLRKATGAGMMDCKKALVEAGGDFDKAIDVLRKKGQKVAEKRADRDSSEGAAIAKVNDDNTTGVAIVLGCETDFVGKNESFVALANEMADNAINFDTKEDFLASDFNGISVSEKLVEQTGVIGEKLDINAFEKVSAPYVGSYVHINKIAAIVGLSAAVDNAETLAKDLAMQIASMGATTLSYKDFDPAYVANETEARIAAIEKENEELERLGKTLKNVPQYISMSQLTPEVLAQAEEDAKAQLKAEGKPEQIWDKILPGKMERFISDNTTLDQEQCLLDQKFIKDEKMTVADYVKSYGEVEITDFKRVNVG; encoded by the coding sequence ATGAGTGAAGTAAAAATTTCTGCAGCAGAAGTAAACAAATTAAGAAAAGCTACAGGTGCAGGTATGATGGACTGCAAAAAAGCATTAGTTGAAGCAGGAGGAGATTTTGATAAAGCAATTGATGTTTTACGTAAAAAAGGACAAAAAGTTGCTGAAAAAAGAGCAGATCGTGACTCTTCAGAAGGTGCTGCTATCGCTAAAGTAAACGACGATAACACTACAGGTGTTGCTATCGTATTAGGATGCGAAACTGACTTTGTTGGTAAAAACGAATCATTTGTTGCTTTAGCTAACGAAATGGCAGATAACGCTATTAACTTTGATACTAAAGAAGACTTTTTAGCTTCAGATTTTAATGGAATTTCAGTTTCTGAAAAATTAGTAGAACAAACTGGTGTAATTGGTGAAAAATTAGACATCAATGCATTTGAAAAAGTAAGTGCTCCTTATGTTGGTTCTTACGTACATATAAACAAAATAGCTGCTATCGTTGGACTTTCGGCTGCTGTAGACAATGCTGAAACTTTAGCTAAAGATTTAGCAATGCAAATTGCATCTATGGGAGCAACAACATTATCTTACAAAGATTTTGATCCTGCTTACGTAGCAAACGAAACTGAAGCAAGAATTGCTGCTATTGAAAAAGAAAATGAAGAATTAGAGCGTTTAGGAAAAACATTAAAAAATGTTCCTCAATACATCTCTATGTCTCAATTAACTCCTGAAGTTTTAGCTCAAGCTGAAGAAGACGCAAAAGCTCAATTAAAAGCTGAAGGTAAACCAGAACAAATCTGGGATAAGATTTTACCAGGTAAAATGGAACGTTTTATTTCTGATAATACAACTTTAGATCAAGAACAATGTTTATTAGATCAAAAGTTTATCAAAGACGAAAAAATGACTGTTGCAGATTACGTAAAATCTTACGGAGAAGTAGAAATCACAGACTTTAAACGTGTAAATGTAGGTTAA